The genomic stretch CATGATCCCTGGTTTTACAGTCAAGGGATGAGATTGTTTTGTACATGTATCTACCAGAGGAACCAAAATTTCTCAACGCTGCATGATGAACTCCAAGTGTTGCTATTTGTTTGTGAATgccttttcatttctttttggaGTAGCAAACAGGACAGCGATAGCATGGCACATGCTATTTACACGAGTGTTATCGCTTAGTAATGGCAAATAATATGTATTTTCATCTTAAATATAGGAATTGCCATGGTTTATTGCATGGAGTACATTTGTCGGGATAAGTTTTGCTCTCTTTTGATCCATTTCATACAGATTCAAATACTGAAGGCAGAAATACAGAGTCAATCAAGTTTTTACTTGTGCTTGCTGGATTTCGCATTCACAGTAATGAATGCAAATCTTGTATAAATAAATATCAATGTTTACATATATATAATTCAAGTCGAAATTAGTGGTTTCAAATGCACTCGCAGTTGAAGTTCTACATCTGTCGCTGCTAGTAAGAAGTGGGACTTTCCAATGCCTTATGAAAGACAGAGACATATATGACAGCTTAATTGCATATATCAACAAAGAGTTTAACTAATATACATCATCAGTCTGAAAAAAAATTTCATACTATCAAGTCACTTAGAAGTCAATTACATGTAATTTTTATTATAGCAAACATGAATTTGTAGTCTGCAAACGTGAAAAATAGCATGTTATAGCAGGTGGAAACCATACTAGTAGcataaaatttatttatattatCGGTGTATATAACTCAAACTCATTAATAAAATGTGATCTTTATGAACATTTTGTGAAAGCCACACCATATATGTATGGTACAATTGATGGGTCTAACCTTGATTAAGAAAGCCGACTATTTTTCTTGGACCAACCTATGACCAATAAAAATGAGTTAGTCACACCCACGCGGACTCAAGAAGTGGGTGTTGGGCGTCAGCTTTGGAGTGCCAAAAGGGATCCCTATAAAAATGGTGGCCAATTTTCAAATTCAATGCTTCATTGATTCGTGACGAAGCAATATAACAGAAAAACAAAACACGAGTTATTTTTGAAAAGTTGAGACCACCATTGTCATTTCCTTCTCATAggtcccaaaataaatatatgCTAGTATATTTTATGTGAAAATGTATTCTTTTTGCTAAGTGATCACCGCGTGGTGTAGGGGCTAATTTGGAGTATGCTCATTGTCCTACTCTCTCTACCCTGTCTTTGTATTGTGGTCACAGCCAGACCCCAAAACGTAGCCACACAAATATCAAATACAAGATTTTACAGTTTCTAAGTTATGTTATAATTTTTACACAATTTAACTAGCTATTGTCCTATATTCTTCAGTTAATCATATCATAAAAAGTTATTTATTGTTGTAGGTCAACTTAAGAcgtaatattataaaaatatatgtaCACTGTCAGTGATCGTATTTATAAACTGTCCAAATATGAAATATCACATCTATTgtgggtattatcacttttaccccgcgccagaaactatttatatctaataatcgaaaaagtgtataaaacttatataatatttgtatataacatacagaatatatatatatatatatatatatatatatatatatatatatatatatatatatttgtatatatatatatgtacaaaaaaatatacaaatttaatatatattttcgactattatttttacagcggctataTAATGTCATTTTTTCCTATATACTGTGCCAACTCCCAAATTCAGCAAGTGATTGTAATAAGTTTAACTTTACACCGACAGAGAAACTTAAACCGGACATGTGGAGACAGAGATCATCTTTAAATATTAAAGCGACTCCGACTCGTAATATCTTTCTCTTCCCCTCTCTCCACTGTcaatttcatcttctttttcacAAATCTGCCATTTGTAATCTTCTGTCCACACATACAATTGTCTTGTGTCTACACTCTCTAACCTCTTTTATGATCGTGGTATTCGGATCAACTTGCATACATTTGGATTAATCAAATTTCATGAGATATTTGTACCCTTTCACCAGCGCAAATTTCAGTTAGATACAAATCACCAAATATTGTTTCTCTCCATTAAATTTTAACCTAAAACCTCATGATCTTATTACACAATATCTTGGATGCGAGCATGTCAATAATAACTTCCATTAAATCAGGTAAAGACCGTGTTTGGTTAACTTTTTCCCACCTAGAAACGTGAGACAAAGGTGGGTAGCTTCGAAGGATTATGTCAAAGGGTCATGCCATTGAATTAAACTTTTTGATAGTAAGACATAATTAAGGTTAATAATTATCCAAGTATCACGCTACAAATTTATTACTGGACATACTCAATGCCTCTTTCAACATCTTATGCTCCAAAGATGtcttaattaaattactttctaaTGAAGTGTAATAATTATCCTGGATTTTAACGGCATGTGTGCATCATTATCTTTAAATAAATATATGATTtgacaatataatttttttacgATGGTCAAAGTTGACGAGAAAACTCTAGTTAATATTATTAGCATTATGTATATCCTCAGACGAGTTTTTATACTTTAAAAACTATCAATAATAGCATCATTACTTACCGTTTTAAAAATCTTACATTATATATAGCAAGCTAAaaagtatttcaaaattcttcaCTCATCCTATTATGTAGATCTTTTTATATACTTCTATTTCTATGTAGAGATGTGATTTGCATTATTAGTTTTTTATTATAATAGGAGTTTAagattaattttattattattttttggttcTTCATTTCTTGACAATTTTCTTTTCTCAACGAACACTTACAACCTACTATTATCGATGATAATCTTCGAAAGAAAAAAATGGGGATCACAATATCACATtttatgaaatattttagtgAAAGTTTTCTTTTTAAAGAACAACTTAAGTCCGAGTATCACTAAAGTGATCACTTGAGCATAAGTTCACACGTGCTTATTtaagaacaaaataagaaaatacaAGTGATGTACATAGTCTAGGGAAGAGGAGAATGGATTCACGAACCCATCCCTCCCATATAGATCCACCCCTGAGTAAAAGTTAGCAAGTGTCATACACAATTATCTGCGGATAGAGCTATTGGTGTGATAGAGTTAACCTACAAGATCAATTAAATTACACATGAACTGGCTCGAACACCACAGTTATAAAAATACAAGTGTCATACACAATTATCTCGTATGAATTATGGTATATGGTTCTAGTTTGGTCATATATAGTTTAATTGTAGCAACAATATTGTTAACCCTTCTCATTGATATCCCTAAACGAAAGAATTTGATCTAGCAAGCCCCTATAATGAGCAATCCATTCATATTACTGAAatcatatacatataaatattcaTCAAGATTCATTCCTAAATATACAATTCAACTACAAATCAACCCAAGaactggaaaaaaaataaaaattgttgGGCTATTCTAGCCTCAGCTCAAACTCGGATGTGCTAAGTTCATCACGAGTGGCTTCACACTCATATTCAAGACATTGATATAACTCGATTTGACTAACCTCAAAAGCTCACAATTGCCTATCCTAGTAATTGCTGGTCCTTTGATATTTGAACTAGTTTACGCACACACACGTGACTCTATCTCAATTGTTTGTCAACTATTTCACCATCGAGTTAATTAACATGAAGAATTGGATGAAAGAGTTGTTGCTGAAGATGTTCTAGGAGATGATGGTGCATGTTTCAAGATCACAGGGGGTAATATGCtgttttttctcctttcttgctCTTTGATTAATTCACTTGCAACTATCTTCAACTTGTCCAAATTTGAATTTTCAACCAACTTCTTCCCTTGAAATAAAACACATTCCACATTTTTTTGCCCTAACATTTCCTCTGCAATTACCACAATTTTCCTCATTCTTTCCCCTTTCTTTATGTTTTCCGATTTAATCATTTGATTTCTCCTCCCAATAATTCCATTTCCTTGAATTCGTACATAGTTATTTTTCCTAGTTTCTCCAAATGCCATTGATACAGCTTGGTCTACCTGCATTTTTTAGCATAAAAAATTATTAACCTTCGTCCATATATGGAATATCAAGTCAAGACAAAATTTATTATAAAAAAGATTGCAAAACTAAAGTTACTAATTTTATAATAAAAAGTTAGGTGACCTTGTTGAAACATTTAATTTGTACTACTTTTCTCTAAATGCCACTAAATAATGTGAGGAGGTCCCATGCCAAAAGAAAGGGTTTTTTTTTAATCAATAAATCTCATTAATTCCAAAGTACCTACTATTCTAATTAAGAAGTATTTTAAAGATAGCAATTATTACTAATCTTTCCATtgattaaaatactaaaaataattTGCATGAACCAAGAAAACATACCATGTCGGCAGTTCCATCTCCGGCAATCTTAACGAACGCCGCCGGCGATGCCATCACATTTCCGGTGCCGGAATCTGAATCTCCATTTCCCAAAGAAACTACTAATAAATCTTCAACTCCATTAGCAAATGGGAACTCTTGCTTGTTATTGAGGACATGTGTAATAGCTGCAGCCGTTGGATTAGTCATCGCAATTCCACCACCCACGGCTGTGATCTTCGTCCTACAATCAACAGACTTTATATCCACCGCACGATCAGCCATGGTGGCCCCACATACATCCGCCATCGTGAAATCACAACCGTCCATTTCCAACGCATCAGCGCGCGAAAAAACAAATGGCGCCCCAGTTGTAAGATCGTAACATGGGATTAAAACCGCTTTCATCGTATCTTTTAACGTTAAATCCCCGAATACTTTCTTAAACACCTTCGCCGGTCGGGAAACTCGCCGGAAAACTCCTGTCTTCAAACTCGGGGAAATTTTCCGACCATTCTCGACAACGAAATCAAGAGCTTCCTTTGCAGTAAAGATAGGAACCCCATCATTCCCACGTGTGAACAAAAGACCGGCGAGTACACCGCCGGCGCCGGAGCCAGCGACAACATCGAAAAAATCAGCAATATGAGCATTTGGTTTTCCCGATTTCTGTCGAAGGGTAGCTTCCAAATGGGTCAAAGATTTACCGGCAAGGACACCATCAGTGGACCCACCAGCATCAATTGTCAAAATTCTGACTTTTCCGGTGCCGGCATTCTTGTTTCCGGCGAAAGGAGCTGATGAATATTTGTCTAAAGTTTTTGTATCCTCGTAGCCAAAGAGGAATTTGTTTTCAAGAATGGAAAAAATTTCGTACGTGAGCTTATCTGTTTCCATGTTGGAGTCCAGCATTGAAATTGTGGCATTAACTGATGCAGCTGCCATTTTTCTGTAATCGGAGTGCTACAAAATCCTTTCTTTGATATAAACCAATGAACTTTCtttgttttgttgtaatataTGAGCAAAGAAAATGGTTTTAGAAGAGAAGAATGAGTTATAGAGTTGATATACAAgtgtatatatagagagagatgtTGAGAATTGTAAGCGTGGGGGTGTGTGGGGTAGAGTGGGGTTGGGGGGTTCGGATgggattgggggggggggtagttATGAGTATCGAAGAACATTCCTTGAGGCTATAGAGTATAGGAGATTAAAATGGAAAGGGAGGGTTAGTTTGAAAGAGAAGAGAGGCGAAAAAGGAAATTGGCGGCTAAATGTTTTAAGATTAAAGAAAGTCTTTAGATTCCATTACTTTAAACTAATATAAGTATGGACCATTAACGTTTTGTTTGGGTTGCAACTTTTTCTAGACTTGAATTCAAATTTTCTAACTTTCTTTGCTTAACTTTTGTGAAATGAAGAATTAGAAAAGGTTTAATCCTACAAAGATAGAGTAGTGATCAACATAGAACAATTTGAATTACAACATCACAAATTTGAAAATAATGTCCTTTAATTATTAACCTCTTTAGGTCATTCATCCATTGGCAttcctcttttgtttttcaaGTTTCTTTAAATGTATCCTTTGCCTAAAATGAAACTAcgatttttattattataagaATGTAATGGTAATGATTAGCatcttaaaataaaaaaatatctcTACATCATGGGTACAAAATATGTAAAGATTAGTCATGTCGAAATGATGTAAGGCTAGATTTTTATCCCTTTTACCGTTTTTCAAAATGACAACGTCTAGCGGACAATTCTATCACTCAAAATTACCGTACGATTGCGTATATAGAAAGACAAAAGGTGTACCTCGTTGAGTGGCTAGCGAGGAAATCTAACCGCAAATAAAAAAGTAATATCCAGCCAGATTTATAAACGGTCGTTTCAAAATTAATTGAAATTTAGCCgattttcatgtaaaaataaaattgaacgaaaatattgttcaaaattcggaaaatattctagtataatatactggagtttgaatttttttgtatgtgaacttccaacataatatactagagttccagtataatatagtggtccagcataatatgctggaagttcatacacatgtgctccaattaggggtgttcataaaaaatcgaaaaattgaaCCAATCCGACTaaaaaaaccgatactttttaGGTGTGGtttggttttaatcaaaaaataaCCTAATCAAACCGACTATAAAGTagctatttaaatttattattacacctatatatatatatatatatatatatatatatatatatgtatgtatatttttatctaaagtttttaaaattttatggtaCAATCATTTACATTTTTAGTCTAGTTCTTTGCTATTTAATGATTTAATACTttgcctttacattctagtttgactggtagttttcttttgctaagtacaaaaagaatttatttcatgttaaaaataatcgatttttaattgagtacttaaattattcatcactatttgattcaattatcatcaatatatcttaataaatgatagatttctcaaaaaacaattgatttgatagtgttatgtTAAAAATGTAGTCGCCGAAATATCTATTTGGCGGTGTATGTCTCATATTCAAgtccaaatttttttttcaacAGCAATATCTTTAATcacaacttttaaaaattgtATATTTCTTCGTCTGCCCGGTGAAGTGAACTTGTTTAACTAAACTACTCTACAAATGacaagttttattttttatttttttttgctaaaatacAAATGACAAGTTGGTATGCGGCTTTTTCATGGTTACTCTGAGTACTCGTTTTAGACAACACAAATATATAGAACTGGTTGGCGGCAAATGATAGTGGAATAAAGCATTACACTTTTCCTTTTGATAACAAGTAGTACTATTCCTTCCATTCTAAAAAGAAAAGTGGAATTGATATTATATTGGTCAACACTACTACTTTTTGGTGTAATTATTTATTAATAATTTTTAGGAAATAAAATTTACGGTTTTCAAAAATTTACATTTAACAAAAATAATGCTCCTTCTACTATtgtttttgtcataaataagtaaaAAGAAGTACTCCCTCTGTCCCATTTTTCTGATGTTTTTCCGTTTTCGAGATGCAAATTTCTTAACTTTGACCGTGTATTTGACAtgaatttttttagttttttcgaaataaatcaatctttttaaaaattatataaaaatgttataagtcacaataattaataatttaaaatatctaAAAGACTTATGAAAAAATTACAGTTAAGAACAATTCGTTTGATTCTCAAAATTTAAATACCGTCACATAAATTGAGAGGGAAGAAGTAGTAATTTTACGTGCCTGTCGGTCAAAGATTAAAACATAGTAATTAATTGTAATCATGAGAACTGAAATGATTCAAGATGTTAACAGGACTCGTAATGTTTACATTGAAAATTTTACTACAAGTAAAAGTAAATAAAAAGAAGGGTGAAAAACTATACTAGTCAATGCAAAATCCAGAGGTAGGGACTTATAAAGATGTTGTGGGTCGTGAATATATGTAAACTGTTGAAgtacttttattttattctttagcTTGTCAAACTCAAATATTTTACAAGTAATAATAAAAGAATTGCGTGGTTCTTAGTTGTACGGTTCATGTGAATCTATTTCAATATGTCTATTACTGCTCTTGTATATTTTGTCGATTAGTAGGACTACTACATTTGGTTTACTGTCATTTTATTGTACAGCTAGTCTAGCTAAGGTAAAGTTAAATCAGTCAAGATTCGAGCTTAGTTCATTaaatgttttgatatttttccaaCAATAATGTACACCTCCCCACGAATATAAATGACCTAGGACCCCCAGCAATTAATGACTATATACTTCCAGAATATTTCACTAATTTTACTCCTTCCGATCCATAATATTCTTATGATATTTTGCTGCCAAAAATGTAGCTTAATATATAGATGGTCCAGTAGATATATTGTAACTAATTAAATTGGTACGTGCAGAGGGACCTCCCACTGTCATTTACTAAGTACTGCCCAGGCGACCGTCCAAATATACTAGTACTCCATAACTAAATAAGCAAGCTGGAGAATTGTGACATTTTATCTTCTTGAAAATCAACTAATGCTTGATTATGATTTTGTGAGCCCCAAATATATATTTGTTTGTCATTTATGATCTCTATAAATTGTACTTCTAACagattttaattttttcttcctttcctttagAAATTCTTGTGATATCGATTTCACTTCGTCATATTTTCCTCAAGTAACATCATACCAAACGGGGAAGATTCTTAAAATGTTGACGGAGAAAAAGAATGATAATAGAGATAGTGTAATCTAGTGGTCAATGGAGTGAATTAAGAATCATGAAGCCTCAACATAACCTCACCTTATACAATGATTTATAAAGAAAAACATTAGTAATCAACTGTACAAGTGTTCCCCAATGATTCATATGTCTTTTAGAACACTGCTTAATTAGAGGAAGATCAGGGGTAGGGGTTCAATATACAATTTTTTCTAAGTTTATGCATGCAACAAAACTATAGATATCTGTGTTGGTTGTGTGGGAATAAAAACCTACATGGACTGTACAACTTTGTTAAGAGTATGAGACCTTTTGGGAAAAGCTGCGCAGACTTGGCCTAATGTAATACCGTATTAAAAGTGTCTTTGGTCCTTTTTAACCCAATAATTGATGAGATACTTTTTCTCTCAATCGGTAGTTGGAAAATTTTTGTTTGTGTGTTATTTGAAATTGCTCGAATTTATCCtctattaaatatatatatttggtcTATAATACTTTGTCATTCGTAAATTGTCTcatattattatttatctttaaCGGAGCTCCAGCGTAAATTGGTGGACTTGGCTTGTCCAAATTCTTCGGAGAAGGAGAAAAAGTGTACACTCAACTTTGACTAGTATAATTTAAATTATTCTTATATTGAAGCTCCATTAGAACTCATCAAGAACAAAAGTGAAACTCTTTTCTAACGGCGCGATAAAATTAAACCAAAAATCTAACTAACGTCAAAGTTGCTCAATTTTTTAGAAAGACATATTATGCTAAACCATTTTCTCATTAAAAACTTACCGTCCTTAAATATATACTTTGAACTTTTATATATTGCTCTATAGTGAGCAAGCAAATAAAACTTGGAAGAGCATGGATCTGCAGCATGTCCTGGTCAGACTAAATATAGCAATGATTGTTACGGGGTAGATATAATTCTTCTATTTCTATTTAAATATCGCGGGTTCGaacatatattaaaaatatacaaaaaaaaaaaaaaaaacttaattgACGATATGCTACGTGAATGTAATGAAATGCATAAGTAGCGCTTGGTGTGGTAGCTTCAGTTATCACCGACGATTCACTCACACTTGAAATCAGCCAAAAACATAAAATTCCAAAATCGACATTTACTAATTGTAAAGGATTTGAGAGCATATCAAAGACGATATTTTATGTTGTCCCAAACGGGGACACCGCCAAATTAGGCACTGATAAGCTCAGAGACCTACTATATCAACCAGCCATATTACAGAACAGAAATATTTTTAAACTAttattctttcccttttcttgaataaaaaattaaaaactcgATACACGAATCAGTTGACTGaacaaaaaagagaataaaatggCCAATATCGTACATAAAAAAATATGTCACCCACATACTGCTGTCGGACCACGACTATTTggttttcttctctattttttttaaatattattttttattatagaAAATAATTGGGGATTTGGAAGTTAAGCAATGGTGAAGCCACTAGATTCGTATTTGGAAACTGCAAATTATAatcatttttattgatttttttagTTGATGGAAAAAAATAATCTTTTTCGAAAACATGAAACAGTATATTCAATTAGTTTTATTTTACATGAAGGTGTTTTCTTGGATACAAAGTTTAAGGAATAAAAAAAATCTAAAGCTTATGATATTAAATAtagagaaaataaataagttgCTCATCAAACTTGTTCGGAAAAATCATTTACACACCTTAACTTTACGGACGACCTATGTCCCCCCTATTCTTGTTTGGGGTGAATTTAATACCTCATTGGTAACACATAGTTAGTTTTGTGGTGGGATGTGTAGTATACGCGCGCCATGTGTCAAAAGTTGCTTTATTTTTTCCCCACTTATTTCGTTACTTTTTCTTGAACTCTTTTTTTCCGTGTCATCTTCATCACCGCCTACACCACCATGGAAGATCCAACAGTTTCAGCTTTAAAAAGTAGGGGAAAATTCCTCGTCGAAAAAATGAAGCCAACAAATCCCAAACTTTTCAGCCAGTTAAAATCTCTCAAGCTTCGGCAAAATTTATATCCAAACAGAAAAAcactttcaaatttcaataaaTTGTAACTTATCGATGGCGTCAAGGCGAGCTATTGATCCGTAGGCCATTCTATGTTCTTCCCTCTTTCAAAAGACCCTTTTGTGGGAAATATTTTACAAAAAATCTCAAGCTCTTAATTTGACGCTAAGTAAACTAATCTGTATCATCTGATTTCATTATCTGCACTATTACTCCTTTAAGAAAAAAACCACAACAATATTTTAAAGAGGCCAGATTACACTATTTATTCATTTTTTCAACGAAATATTACAAGAAATAAATCATAAATACAAGATTTTTTGTAGCtagtacaaatatatatatatatatatatatatatatatatatatatatatatatatatatatatatatatatatatatatattaaggtggatgtgcgggcatacaaggatggataagattaggaatgaagatattcgagagaaggtgggcgtggccccatggaggataagatgcgggaagcaagactcagatggttcgggtacattcagaggaggagcactgagacaccggtgaggaggtgtgaacgactggctgtggtgggtacgaggaAAGGTAAAGGGAGAcataagaagtattggggagaggtgatcaggcaggacatgacgcgacttaggattactgaggacatgacacttgacagggaattgtggaggtcgagcatcaaggttgtaggctagggggaagttgtgagtatttctacagcgcactagagtgagactagccagttaggagttagtcttaggatgccactggtcagctactgatgcagggctttatctgctggatattattatgtcttccatctttttcgtacttcctatatttcttatattgctggtatttttattttatgttattttatgttattttattatgagtctattgatagtactaatatatcgtctcttatCGCTGCGttgagtcgagggtctcctggaaacagtctctctacccctcggggtagaggtaaggtctgcgtacatattaccctccccagaccccacttgtgggattatactgggatgttgttgttgttgtgtgtatgtatatatatatatatatatatgggtgtgGAAAGTACACATGGCATTGCTATTGCTGAAAGGTGGTGGAGAGTATTTCTACTCGG from Nicotiana sylvestris chromosome 12, ASM39365v2, whole genome shotgun sequence encodes the following:
- the LOC104240185 gene encoding patatin-like protein 3 gives rise to the protein MAAASVNATISMLDSNMETDKLTYEIFSILENKFLFGYEDTKTLDKYSSAPFAGNKNAGTGKVRILTIDAGGSTDGVLAGKSLTHLEATLRQKSGKPNAHIADFFDVVAGSGAGGVLAGLLFTRGNDGVPIFTAKEALDFVVENGRKISPSLKTGVFRRVSRPAKVFKKVFGDLTLKDTMKAVLIPCYDLTTGAPFVFSRADALEMDGCDFTMADVCGATMADRAVDIKSVDCRTKITAVGGGIAMTNPTAAAITHVLNNKQEFPFANGVEDLLVVSLGNGDSDSGTGNVMASPAAFVKIAGDGTADMVDQAVSMAFGETRKNNYVRIQGNGIIGRRNQMIKSENIKKGERMRKIVVIAEEMLGQKNVECVLFQGKKLVENSNLDKLKIVASELIKEQERRKNSILPPVILKHAPSSPRTSSATTLSSNSSC